A stretch of the Clostridium fungisolvens genome encodes the following:
- a CDS encoding phosphopentomutase, producing the protein MIKRVIWVVLDSVGIGELPDAEKYGDVGSNTLGHVAEFNNGLTIPNMEEIGLGNITGITGLNKVASPTGCYGRIHEASNGKDTVTGHWEMVGVKSEIAFPTYPDGFPKSVIDKFEEFTGRKVIGNKSASGTEILDELGEEHMKTGALIVYTSADSVFQIAAHEDIVPLEDLYKYCEFAREMLTGEESVARVIARPFLGNPGSFTRTPNRRDYALLPPHDTLLDLLAKKGLDVMAVGKIEDIFSGRGITEAVHTKDNMDGVDKTLEYIKEDKNGLIFTNLVDFDMKWGHRRDAKSYGKGLEDFDARLPEILSSMKDTDVLFITADHGCDPTFKGTDHTREYVPFLAYGAQLKKGFDLGTRIGFFDMGQTIADIFNAGEIKNGVSFLGDIK; encoded by the coding sequence ATGATAAAAAGAGTTATATGGGTTGTACTTGATAGTGTTGGCATAGGTGAACTTCCTGATGCTGAAAAATATGGTGATGTAGGTTCTAACACCCTTGGCCATGTAGCTGAATTCAACAACGGATTAACTATACCTAATATGGAGGAGATTGGTTTAGGTAATATCACTGGAATTACTGGCTTAAACAAAGTAGCTTCTCCAACAGGTTGTTATGGCAGAATTCATGAAGCATCGAACGGAAAAGATACTGTTACCGGACATTGGGAGATGGTTGGAGTTAAATCAGAAATTGCTTTTCCTACTTATCCTGATGGTTTTCCTAAATCTGTAATAGATAAATTTGAAGAATTCACTGGAAGAAAGGTTATAGGCAACAAATCTGCTTCTGGTACAGAAATACTTGATGAGCTTGGTGAAGAGCATATGAAAACAGGTGCTCTAATAGTTTATACTTCTGCCGACAGTGTATTTCAAATAGCTGCACATGAAGATATAGTTCCTTTAGAAGACTTATATAAATATTGTGAATTTGCTAGAGAAATGCTTACTGGTGAAGAGTCTGTAGCTAGAGTTATTGCTAGACCATTCCTCGGAAACCCTGGTAGTTTTACAAGAACACCTAACAGAAGAGATTATGCTTTACTTCCTCCACATGATACCTTATTAGATTTATTAGCTAAAAAAGGCTTAGATGTAATGGCTGTAGGTAAAATCGAGGATATATTCTCAGGTAGAGGAATAACAGAAGCTGTTCATACTAAGGACAATATGGACGGAGTTGATAAAACTCTTGAATATATAAAGGAAGATAAAAATGGCCTTATATTTACAAATCTTGTTGATTTTGATATGAAGTGGGGCCACAGAAGAGATGCAAAGAGCTATGGTAAGGGCTTAGAAGATTTTGATGCTAGGCTTCCAGAAATACTATCTTCTATGAAAGATACTGATGTATTATTCATAACTGCAGATCATGGATGTGATCCTACATTTAAAGGAACAGATCATACTAGAGAGTATGTGCCTTTCTTAGCTTATGGTGCTCAATTAAAGAAAGGATTTGATCTTGGCACAAGAATTGGATTTTTTGATATGGGTCAAACAATAGCTGATATATTTAACGCCGGTGAAATAAAAAATGGCGTGAGCTTCTTAGGCGATATAAAATAA
- a CDS encoding purine-nucleoside phosphorylase: MDLTKKIQDSAEFILSKSKYKPQIGLILGSGLGAIADMIDDAEYYNYNELPNFPVSTVEGHAGRLVIGMFQGKQVVAMQGRFHYYEGYAMEQVTFPVRVMKLLGIDTIIVTNAAGAVNTDFKPGDLMIINDHINLSGTNPLIGRNLDSFGTRFPDMSEAYNGELINKAKEVANSLNIDIKEGVYAMFSGPTYETPAEIRMTRILGGDAVGMSTVPEVIIANHSKIKVLGISCLTNMAAGILKQPLSHVEVMETSALVRDNFIALMTNIIKSL; this comes from the coding sequence ATGGATTTAACTAAAAAAATACAAGATTCGGCTGAATTTATTTTATCTAAAAGCAAATACAAGCCACAAATAGGATTGATTTTAGGATCTGGTTTAGGCGCTATTGCTGATATGATAGACGATGCTGAATATTATAACTATAATGAACTACCAAACTTCCCAGTATCAACTGTAGAAGGTCATGCTGGCCGATTAGTAATAGGCATGTTTCAAGGAAAGCAAGTGGTTGCTATGCAAGGTAGATTCCATTATTATGAGGGCTACGCCATGGAGCAAGTTACTTTTCCTGTAAGAGTTATGAAGCTTTTAGGTATAGATACAATCATTGTAACTAATGCAGCAGGTGCAGTAAACACAGACTTTAAACCTGGTGATCTTATGATTATAAATGATCATATAAATCTTTCAGGAACTAATCCTTTAATAGGTAGAAACCTTGATTCATTTGGGACTCGTTTCCCAGACATGTCTGAAGCTTATAATGGTGAACTTATTAATAAAGCAAAGGAAGTTGCAAATTCATTAAATATAGATATAAAAGAAGGTGTATACGCTATGTTTAGTGGACCAACTTATGAAACCCCAGCTGAAATAAGGATGACAAGAATCTTAGGTGGCGATGCAGTAGGTATGTCTACTGTTCCAGAAGTTATAATAGCGAACCACAGTAAAATAAAGGTTTTAGGAATTTCTTGTCTTACAAATATGGCTGCAGGAATATTAAAACAACCATTAAGCCATGTAGAGGTAATGGAAACTTCTGCACTAGTAAGAGATAACTTCATAGCACTTATGACAAACATAATAAAAAGTCTGTAA
- a CDS encoding M24 family metallopeptidase, with product MKENRLNKILEEMTRENLHQMIITSPAAVFYLTGKWIESGERLLALYINTKGDRKLVINELFPIHENLGVDLVWYNDTQDPILALCNIIDKSCSIGIDKNWQAHFLIRLMEKNAATGFVNGSPIIDRARTIKDAEEIELMRKASAINDRVMGKIVNRFSKDKSEKVISSILGELYEEEKTQGFSFTPIVAYGANGADPHHETDASMVKLGDSVIIDTGCRNEFYCSDMTRTFFCGEPSEEARKVYEIVLEANLAGIRMVKPGTRFCDIDKAARDVIEGYAYGKYFTHRTGHSIGIEVHDFGDVSSVNKEEVKPGMIFSIEPGIYIHNNVGVRIEDLVLVTEKGCEVLNSYPKNLIVL from the coding sequence ATGAAAGAGAATAGATTAAATAAAATATTAGAAGAAATGACTAGAGAAAATCTGCATCAAATGATTATAACCTCACCAGCAGCGGTATTTTATCTTACTGGTAAATGGATAGAATCGGGTGAAAGATTATTAGCTTTATATATAAATACAAAAGGAGATAGAAAGCTTGTAATCAATGAACTTTTCCCTATACATGAAAATTTAGGAGTAGATTTGGTTTGGTACAATGATACACAAGATCCTATTTTAGCACTCTGCAATATTATAGATAAATCATGCTCAATAGGTATCGACAAGAACTGGCAGGCGCACTTCTTAATTAGACTTATGGAAAAGAATGCAGCAACTGGTTTTGTGAATGGGTCACCAATTATAGATAGGGCAAGAACGATTAAAGATGCAGAAGAGATTGAGCTTATGAGAAAAGCATCTGCTATTAATGATAGAGTAATGGGCAAAATAGTGAACAGATTTTCAAAGGATAAGAGTGAAAAAGTTATCAGTAGTATACTAGGGGAACTGTATGAAGAAGAAAAAACTCAAGGATTTTCTTTTACACCAATAGTAGCATATGGTGCTAATGGAGCCGATCCACATCATGAAACTGATGCATCTATGGTAAAGTTAGGGGATAGTGTAATAATAGATACTGGTTGTAGAAATGAATTTTACTGTTCAGATATGACAAGAACTTTCTTCTGTGGAGAGCCTTCCGAGGAAGCAAGGAAAGTTTACGAAATTGTTCTTGAAGCTAATTTAGCTGGTATAAGAATGGTTAAACCAGGCACTAGATTTTGCGATATAGATAAGGCTGCTAGAGATGTTATAGAGGGATATGCCTATGGGAAGTATTTTACTCACAGAACAGGACATTCCATAGGTATTGAAGTACATGACTTTGGTGATGTAAGCTCTGTTAATAAAGAAGAAGTGAAACCAGGTATGATATTCTCAATTGAGCCAGGAATTTATATTCATAATAATGTTGGTGTCAGAATTGAAGATTTAGTATTAGTAACAGAAAAGGGATGTGAAGTGCTTAATAGTTATCCGAAAAATTTAATTGTTCTCTAG
- a CDS encoding metallophosphoesterase family protein, whose product MRIAVISDIHSNLYALIRVIEDIDSQNIDTVICLGDLVGYGPQPNEVIAMIKRRSILCIKGNYDASVVDNGFTYIRDTNINSFSLPWTVDELRASNRYYLENLPDSISLKIDNKKILFVHGSPNKIDEYLYENNPDLDAIVDGMDEDILVCAHTHIPMVKQLKNKMIINGGSVGKPKNGSPDSTYAVIDISKGRSARAEIRKVSYEYKRIMKDMEMKKFPSSLIHSYETGCE is encoded by the coding sequence ATGAGAATTGCAGTTATATCAGACATACACAGCAACCTTTATGCTCTAATTAGAGTTATTGAAGATATAGATAGCCAAAATATAGACACAGTGATTTGCCTAGGGGATTTGGTTGGTTATGGTCCTCAGCCAAATGAAGTCATAGCTATGATAAAAAGAAGATCAATTTTATGTATAAAAGGCAACTATGATGCATCTGTTGTTGATAATGGCTTCACATATATAAGAGATACAAACATAAATTCTTTTTCTCTACCTTGGACTGTAGATGAATTAAGAGCTTCAAATAGATACTACCTTGAAAACTTACCAGACAGTATCTCTTTAAAAATTGACAACAAAAAAATACTTTTTGTTCATGGAAGCCCAAATAAAATAGATGAGTATTTATATGAAAATAATCCTGATTTAGATGCTATAGTAGACGGAATGGATGAGGATATATTGGTATGTGCTCACACCCATATACCTATGGTAAAACAGCTAAAAAATAAAATGATAATAAATGGCGGTAGTGTAGGCAAACCTAAAAATGGCTCTCCAGACTCAACTTACGCAGTAATAGATATATCAAAAGGCAGAAGCGCTCGTGCAGAAATAAGAAAAGTGAGTTATGAATATAAAAGAATAATGAAGGACATGGAGATGAAAAAGTTTCCTTCTTCCTTAATACATTCTTACGAAACTGGTTGCGAATAA
- a CDS encoding cytochrome b5 domain-containing protein, whose amino-acid sequence MTSSSEELLLQKYNKINFYKKMILLSTRENSLGIIKDIERLTIQIEGILEYYKEKDAEKQMKNDNVETAFSFRTREFTMKELSGYNGVGDNPAYIAVNGTVYDITGERALNQIIAAGFRPGTDLSEQFNSGKLSRQLLNNTRIVGVLRD is encoded by the coding sequence ATGACAAGTTCCAGTGAAGAGTTATTATTACAAAAGTATAATAAGATAAATTTTTATAAAAAGATGATTTTATTAAGTACAAGAGAAAATAGTCTAGGTATTATAAAGGATATCGAAAGGTTAACAATACAAATTGAAGGTATATTAGAGTATTATAAGGAAAAGGATGCAGAAAAACAAATGAAAAACGATAATGTAGAAACAGCTTTTTCTTTTAGAACTAGAGAGTTTACAATGAAAGAATTATCCGGATATAATGGCGTAGGCGATAATCCTGCTTACATAGCTGTTAATGGAACAGTTTATGATATCACAGGAGAGAGGGCATTAAATCAGATAATAGCTGCTGGTTTTAGACCAGGAACTGACCTTTCAGAACAGTTTAATTCAGGAAAGCTTAGCAGACAGTTGCTGAATAATACAAGAATTGTTGGTGTTCTGAGAGATTGA